TCGAGCACGTCGTGGATGCCGACGGACAGGAACGACGCGCCGATCTCCCCGGCCGTCGCGCGCGCCACGAAGGTCTTTCCGCACCCCGGCGGGCCGTACATCAGGATCCCCCCGCCCGCCGTCTTCCCGTACGCGCGGTACAGTTCCGCGTGCTGGATGGGATGGATGATCTTCAGGCGGATCTCGTCCTTCACCCCGTCCATCCCGCCGACGTCCTGGAACGTCACCTTCGGCCGCTCGACGCCGATCTTGCCGGGAGGCGAGCCGTAGGCCTCGTCCAACTCGTCGAACTCGTCGTCGTCCGGCTGCCAGTCGGTGGTGGCGGGCTGGCGCACGCGGCCGTCCACGACCTCCGGCTTGGGCTCCGGCTGCATCGTCCCCAGCGCCTCGTCCAGTGCGGGGTCCGCGGAGCGCGGATCGGCCTGGCGGGCGCGGGCGTACGCCTGGGCCGCGGCTTCACGGTCGCCCGCGCTCAGCAGCAGGCGCGCGTGAAGCACGTGCGCCTCGGCGGGGGCGCGGCCGGTGGACATCACGTCCTCGATGACGACCAGCGCGGCGGAGCGCTTGCCCTGCGCGTGGAAGGTGCGCGCCAGCCCCAGCTGAATGCGCTCGTCCGCGGGGTCCATGCGCAACGCGGCGCGATAGTGCTCCTCGGCCTCGGAGAGGGCGTCGGCGGCCAGCAGCTGCTCCGCCAGCAGGGTGCGGAGCAACGGATCTTCGGGCGCGGCGCGGACGGCCTCGCGAAGGCCGTGCAGGCGGCCCTGGTCAGCGCTCATCGGTCGGTTTCCGGAGGTGGGACGGGTGATCGGGCGAACATGGTACGATGGATGGATGGCGCCGCGCCAGAGCCATCCGTTCCCAGGCGCGTGTCGATCGGGCCTGGTGACTCAGCGAGGCGCGTCCGCCTGGAACACGATCTCGCCGCCGATGATGGTGGCCGTCACCCGTGCGTCGCGGATGGCTTCGGGCGGCACGCGGCGGATGTCGCGGTCGATGATGACGATGTCGGCCAGCTTCCCGGGTTCGATCGTGCCCTTGACGCCCTCCTCGAAAGACGCGTACGCGGCGGTGGTGGTGTAGGCGCGCAGGGCCTCTTCGACGGTGATCTTCTGCTCCGGCACCCAGCCGCCGGGATTCCGGTCGTCCAGCGTCCGGCGGGTGACGGCGGCGTAGATGCCCTCCAGCGGCGTGGGCGGCGCCACGAACCAGTCGCTGCCGAACGCCAGCCGCGCCCCCGCGTCCAGCAGCGCGCGGAAGGCGTAGGTCCCGCGGCTGCGCTCCAGGCCGATCACCGCGGTGGCCCAGCGGCCGTCATCGATGGCGTGATACGGCTGCATGCTGGGGATCACCCCCAGCGCGGCGAAGCGGGGCAGGTCGGATGGCGCCAGGTGCTGCGCGTGCTCGATGCGGAACCGGCGGTCGCGGGCGCCGTTCCGGGCCGCCACCCGCTCGTACGCGTCCAGCAGCAGCGTGTTCGCCCGGTCGCCGATGGCGTGCACCATCACGTGCAGCCCGGCCGCGTCCGCGCCGGCAATCCACCGCTGCAGCGTGTCTGGATCGACGACCAGCAGCCCGCGGCTGGATGGATCGTCGGTGAACGGTTCGTGAAAGGCGGCGGTGTGCGAGCCAAGCGACCCGTCCACGTATCCCTTGAGCCCGCCGATCCGCAGCCACTCGTCCCCTCGCCCTGTGGCGGCAATGGTGTCCGCCAGCCGCCCCCACGTGTGCAGCGGGACGGCGGCGTACACGCGCGTCTTCAGCCGGCCCGCGGCGTGCGCCCGGCGGAAGACCTCGAGATCGCCCCATCCACCCACGTGGTGAACGCTGGTGACGCCCTGCCGCGCCACATACGACATGGCTGCGTCGAGCGCGCGGTCGTTCAGCTCCGCGGGCGGCGCGGGGACCACGCGGTCCACCATCGCCATGGCATTGTCGCGGAAGACGCCAGCGGGCGAACCGTCCGCGCGGCGGACCACCTCACCGCCCTCCACCTCCGGCGCGGCGCGGTCCACCCCGGCGGCGGCGAGCGCGGCGGAGTTCGCCAGCGCCATGTGCCCATCCAGCCGGCTCACCCACACGGGATGATTGGGCGTGACGGAGTCGATCCACTCGCGCCGGGGCAGCTCGCCGCCCCACAGCGAGTGGTCCCAGTCGCCGCCGGTGATCCACGTCCCGGCGGGAACCGTCCGCGCG
This genomic interval from Longimicrobium sp. contains the following:
- a CDS encoding amidohydrolase encodes the protein MTTIHLRAALFLRALLRHAGALALALAAAALVTACAPASPGLALAATLSPAADLVVVGGTVWTGVDGAADAHAVAVRDGRIVAVGSEAEVRRLAGPQTRVVDAAGGMVVPGFIDSHVHFVDGGFRLSQVQLRDARTPAEFAARIRDYARTVPAGTWITGGDWDHSLWGGELPRREWIDSVTPNHPVWVSRLDGHMALANSAALAAAGVDRAAPEVEGGEVVRRADGSPAGVFRDNAMAMVDRVVPAPPAELNDRALDAAMSYVARQGVTSVHHVGGWGDLEVFRRAHAAGRLKTRVYAAVPLHTWGRLADTIAATGRGDEWLRIGGLKGYVDGSLGSHTAAFHEPFTDDPSSRGLLVVDPDTLQRWIAGADAAGLHVMVHAIGDRANTLLLDAYERVAARNGARDRRFRIEHAQHLAPSDLPRFAALGVIPSMQPYHAIDDGRWATAVIGLERSRGTYAFRALLDAGARLAFGSDWFVAPPTPLEGIYAAVTRRTLDDRNPGGWVPEQKITVEEALRAYTTTAAYASFEEGVKGTIEPGKLADIVIIDRDIRRVPPEAIRDARVTATIIGGEIVFQADAPR
- a CDS encoding AAA family ATPase — translated: MSADQGRLHGLREAVRAAPEDPLLRTLLAEQLLAADALSEAEEHYRAALRMDPADERIQLGLARTFHAQGKRSAALVVIEDVMSTGRAPAEAHVLHARLLLSAGDREAAAQAYARARQADPRSADPALDEALGTMQPEPKPEVVDGRVRQPATTDWQPDDDEFDELDEAYGSPPGKIGVERPKVTFQDVGGMDGVKDEIRLKIIHPIQHAELYRAYGKTAGGGILMYGPPGCGKTFVARATAGEIGASFLSVGIHDVLDMWLGESERQLHELFEKARSTAPSVLFFDEVDAIAGSRADLRTSAGRQVVNQFLAELDGLTSANEGVLVLAATNAPWHLDSAFRRPGRFDRIIFVPPPDVAARAAILELLLRGKPTRDVDVVALAQRTDGLSGADLKDVVDRAVEGKLRGAIRSGIPEPLSTRDLLAAAKQVRPSSREWFDTARNYILYADKSGLYDPVRAYLGM